The candidate division TA06 bacterium B3_TA06 sequence CGGTTCACAGAGAAGCGGTCAAGACCCTTAAATTCCCCACCCGTCCATCGAGCCTGCGCACGGATGAGAAGATAGAGCGCCAGATTCCCATACCTACCTCTCCCCCATCAACCCCTCCCTCCTTGATACCAAAGACTCCCGCATCCACTGCGCCCCTTGAGGTGAAGGGGTATCCTGACACCCACACGGGCTTCTGGCAGCTGCAGAACCTCTACATCCTGGCACAGACCTCCTCGGGTCTGATAATCGTTGATCAGCATGCGGCCCACGAACGCATCCTCTACGAGGAGATGCTTGAAAGGCTGGGCAACATACCCAGGCAGCGCCTGCTCTTTCCACTGATTGTTAATCTTACACCGGAGGAGTGCGCCACCTTCGAGGAGATAGCGGATGACCTCAAGGGCTTAGGTTTCGAGGCCAAGGTCTTCGGCCCGAATCAGGTTATAGTGGAAACCCTGCCCGCCGACTCAAAGATTGGACCTCGAGATCTGTGCGAGCTTTTCCGCGAGTTTGCAGAGACCAGCGAGGTAAAGCTGGGCAATAGGGATAAGATGGCCGCGCTTATCGCATGCAAGGCCGCGATTAAAGCAGGAAGCACTCTTTCACAGGCTGAGATGGAATCGTTGATCAACCGGCTTTTCCGCTGCAAAACACCTTTCTTCTGTCCGCACGGCAGGCCAACGGTCATAAAGTTTACGATGGACGATCTGTCCAAGCGCTTCGGCCGTATCTAGATGAATCCAAGACTCATTCCGGTAATCCTTGGCCCTACAGGTGTTGGCAAGAGTGGGGTGGCGTTCGAGCTTGCACGCCGCTACGGATGGGAGATCGTTTCCGTTGACTCCCGGCAATGTTATCAGCTTATGGAGATAGGCACGGCCAAGCCAACGCCGGCGATGCGCGAGCAGGTTCCCCATCACCTTCTGGACCTCTGCCCGCCTGACCACAAGCTCTCTGCAGGAGAGTTCGCCCGCCACGCCTGGGAACTGTTCTTGAACCTTGAGAAACCCTTGGCTGTAGGCGGTTCAGGATTCTATCTGCGTGCCGTCTTCGAGCCACTGCACGCCAACCTGCCGCACAACCCTGTAATCCGCGAGGAGCTTGAGACCCTGCCCACCCCGACACTTGCAAGAAAACTTAAGGCCGAAGACCCGGTAACCGCCGAGCGTCTGCATCCCAACGACCGGCAGCGGCTGCTGCGTGCGCTTGAGGTCTGCCTTGCCGCCCGAAGACCATACTCCGAACTGATAGCAGAACCCCCGCCCGACCCGCCGGTAAGACCCTTCTACGTGGGTCTTAGGCTGGATAGAGCAGAGCTTACCCGCAGGCAACAAGAGCGTCTTGAGCAGATGATGGCCGAAGGGTTCGTGGAGGAGGTAAGACGCCTGCGGGATATGGGTTTCCCCAAGGACCTGTATCCCTTCAACGCCTACGGCTACCGTGAGCTATACGACTACATCGAGGGCAACTGCTCCTTGATCGAGGCAAAGCAATTGATCCTCAAAAAGATACGTGGCTTTATCAAAAGGCAGGAGACGTTCTTCAAGACCCTTGGCGAGATCCACCGGGTGGATGCTCATGATCGGCAGAAAGCCATCCAGGCGGTTAAGGATATCTTAGAGAAACATTTCCCCCACTACTTTGAGTAATCCACCTTTATTCTTCTTGAATCACCCCTTTATATTAACGATACGAAGCGTTCCTTAAGTGGAGGCTCTCTACTTCGAACTCTTCAGACTTATTCCACCTCGTATTCAACCAGCGAGAACTCAATCGATCCGAATGATAGAGGAACCATCTGTTTGATAATGCCCACGTCTGGAGCAACCCAGAGGGTACGGTTTTGCTCACCGTTATCCAAGTCTCGCAACTCTATACGCATACAGTTGAAGAAGATCCCTCCGTCTGTGCCTACAGTATCCTTCTCCTCTACAGTACCTGTTGCGATATCCTCGTCAGCATTCCAGGTTTTGGTGACCCAAAGAGGCATGAGGAGCGGAAGGTAGTCTAGGTACTTTAAATTGAAGAGAACCTCGTGAGAGAAAACGGAATCACCTACCACGGTGTAATAAGAGAAGGTGTCATCCGCAATGTTCCCCGCTGAAGCCTCGAAGTCGCGCTTTATATGCCATTCTATCCTACCGTCGCCTAAGTCATTGGAATGGGTAACGGTTATCTCAAGCTTTATGGTGTCTGTGAACAATCTGGATTCGTAAGACCACCGGTTGCCAACCGCCATCGGGAAGTAGTTCTGGACATCTATCACAAGTGTATCGGCGACCTCATGCAGGGTGTCGCCGTCGGATACGGTGCAGATGATGTGAAAAATCCCGCTTTGATCAGGGGCGATCCAAAGAATCACTGCGCTGTCCTGAGATTCTGTAAAGGTCCCACCGTCGGCTTCGAATTCATAGGCCAACAGGTCTCCGTCAGGATCACTGGCTTCGCAGACGATCTTGACCGTATCGCCCGTTGTAACCAGGGTGTCCGAGGCCGGGTCGGTCACAAATCTATCGATAACCGGCGGCTCGTTGCGGGCGCAGCCTGCAAGGTAGACTATGAATACAAGGACGGCTACGACTAAATTCACGCAAGATTTCTTCATACCCTCTCCTTGGTTAACACTTTGCCTTTCACATCCTCAAGGATAAACTCGCCCGGTAAAAAGTCAAGCCCCCGAATCCCGGAGCTCATTTTAAATGATACTCAACCAGCTCCAGCTCCGCCTCTAAGGGGTCGTCTATTTTCAACTGGGTAACGATGATTCCTACGTCCGGGGCAAGCCACAGGTCACGCTCCAGCTGGCCGCCGCTTATCTTAATGTTCACGCAACCCTCGAACAAGCCTGCTTTGACCTCACAGGAATCGAAACCAACCACTCTGCCTGTTCCACCGTCCCCGGTTTCCCAGCTTTTAGCAACAAGAAAAGGTAAAAGGAATCCCAGATACTCCTTCGCAGCATCAGGGTCCTTAATGAAAACCGAGTCCGCTGCAATGGTATATACTAACCCGGTATCCGTCACAGGAACAGGATATTTGCCCTCAATGTAGCGCTCAACATAGCAGCGGATTCTTCCCTCGTCTACCTTTCTATCCACAACTGTCAACCTCAGTAGTGCCCATCTGCCTGATTGATCCTTACCTTCATAGACCCATTGATTGCCTTCAGTCATGGGCAGGTAGTTCTGAACATGAATCGTAATGGTATCGGCGACCTCATGCAGGGTGTCGCCGTCGGATACGGTGCAGATGATTTCAAAGATGCCGCTGTGGTCAGGTGCAATCCAGAGGATGTCGTTGGCGTCCACGGGGCCCTCGAAGGTCCCGCCGTCGGCTTCGAATTCATAGGCCAATAAGTCTCCGTCAGGATCAGTGGCTTCGCAGATGATCTTTACCGTATCGCCTGCCGTAACCAGGGTATCCGAGGCCGGGTCGGTCACAAATCTATCGATAACCGGCGGCTCGTTGCGGGTGCAGCCTGCGAGGTAGACTATGAACACAACGGTGGCTACGACTAAATTCACGCAAGGTTTCTTCACGTCCTCTCCTTGGTTTGGTTACCTACACTCACTCAGCTCTCTTGCGTAAATATACACCTCCTTGAGATAGTTGTCAACCCCTGGGTTAAAAAAGACTTTCTATAAGTCCACCTATTGACTTGTTGCACAATCATGAATATCCTTTCCTATGACACTCCTCACCGGCAAGCGATTTCTGGCCCTTAGATGCGCGATCCTGATCGGCGTAGGGCTAGTCCTTGGGCTTTTGCTTCCCTGGCCCTGGTGGATCGGTGTAATCCTGGCCGGTTTGAGTGTAACGGCGGTGATCTTCTTATCTGAGAAGTTCCTCTACCTTACCCTGCTCTTCCTTGCGGTTTCCTATGGACGCGCGTCCTTGCCATCCCCTATGCCAAAGGAGATATATGGCTTCCCTCTGGAGATTGAGGCTCGACTTATCGGCAAAACAGGCTCCTACTCGGTGCTTAAGATAGAGGAACCTCAGGGCCTTAAGGGGTACAGGGTGCTTGTCTACCTTACAAAGGATGAGGAATCTGGAACAAAATTGAAGATCAAAGGCAAGCTGCTCCCACTTGCCTTTCCCCGAAATCCCGGGATCCCTGATCGCAACCAGAGGCTCAAACGAGAAATGGTCATAGGTAGGTTTTCCGCTGGAGAGATTGTAAAAACCGCACCGCCTGAGGGTCTGAGGGCCTGGCTTAATAAAACAAGAGAAGCGTTTATCCAACGCAACCGTGAACTCTTCGGCCAAGAGGCTGCAATCTATACGGCGATCCTTTTGGGCGAGCGCAGTAAAGTTCCAGAAGACCTCTACCTTGACATGAAGCGCACCGGAACCCTGCACCTTCTGGCAGTGTCCGGTCTGCACGTAGGGGTTTTGGTGGCGTTTCTATTTTTGCTATTGCGATTCTTCCACGTCCCGCGGTGGATGATTCCTCCAGTGCTTGCCATTCTGCTTTGTTTCTACATCGCGTTGGTAGGACCTCGCGCATCCATCATCCGGGCGTCGGTGATGAGCCTGGCAGTGGCCGCAGGGTTTGCCTTCGAACGCAAGATCTTGCCTCTAAACAGCCTGGCAATCGCGGCTCTGATTTTACTTCTGGTTAGACCGACCGACATCCTCTCAGTTGGCTTCCAGCTTTCATTTGCCGCGGCGTTCGGGATCATCCTGGCCGCTGCCGGAACTAGAGAGATGCTTGCACGCGAAAAGATCAAAGGAAAAATCCCCTCCTGGCTTGTAAAATGGATCATCCTGCCGCTTGCGCTCTCGGTATTTGCCACACTTTTCACCATGCCGATCCTTGCAGCGCACTTTCATCGCATAACGTTTGGGCCGATCCTTGCCAACCTGCCGGTCATTCCCCTGGTGTCATTAGTCTTGCCACTTGGGTTAGTCGCTCTCGCTTTAAGTTTAATCTGGCTTCCCCTGGGACAGATACTTGGATTTGCGGTCTTCGGGCTCTTGTGGATAGTTGAGAAACTGCTTCAACTTCTTCCTGGAAGTTTAATATCCTCAGGAGCTTGGCCTATTGGATTGGTGGTCGCGATATTCCTTACTGCTCTTATCTTTCATACCGAAAAAATCAGACCTAAAAGGTTCGTCTACGCCCTCGTGATGCTTCTCCTGGGCGCAAACCTGGCAATCTGGCCCTGGGCGTTGAGGTCAAGAAGACCCCGGCTTACACTTCTGGACACCTATCATGGCAATGTGGCAGCGCTACAAGCCGATGGTCGCACCATTCTTCTTAACCCAGGTTCAAGGGCCGAACCGAGTGTTGCTGATTTCCTGGAGTCCCGAGGGATTCGACGGATCGACTGGATACTCTGCCTTTCAGATAAGGCAGGCGACCTGAGCGGTCTTGATTCGTTAAAAACTCGTTTCCGCATCGAAGAGATAGGGTCTGTTTTGAAGGATGAAGGCACAACGCTTCTCCCCCACGCTGGTAGGTTAGTTCTATCTTCTTGCACCATCGAGTATGACCTGGCCATGCGCGAAAGACCGTTTTACGTAATCCAGACGGACAGGAGACGGATAGTCTTTACCTCGGAATCGCACCGGATGGACGAGGAAGCAGACGTCAACGTCCTGCTCAATCGATATATAAAGCCAAAGGAGACAGAAGGGCGCTTGATCTCCAAGACCCGGCTGAAGCAGGGTGAAAGCGAGGTGATCCGTGAGCAAGGCGGGATGGTGATCGGGTTATGAACCGCAGATTTCACAGACATGGAGTGCAATCACACGGTCATTGCTGCAACAACATGGTTGTTGCACTCCAAACAATCCACAGATTGCGCAGAACAGGCCTTGACTTCTTGGACAGCCTGCCTATAATAAGATGTTGTTCTATGGAAAGCTAGGCGTGTCCTTGCGACACCCGATCGAAGCTCCCAATCAGGGTTCCTCCAAAGAACACTCGGTGTTCTGGGGTCCCCGCAAAAACGTGAAGCGTTTTTGTGGAGTAACGGGGGCGAACGGCTTCGACGGGGTGTAGATGCGGAAGAGGGCATGGCAAGGGTCCCTCGTGACCTTGTAAATCCTGCGAGGGGAAAAACAACTGCTGATAACAGCTACGCACTGGTCGCTTAATTAGCGACCGCGTCGGTTCTAGGTTTGACCCGTTCGGTCTAGTTCCGGCGGATAATCAGGACGGGCGAAGCCTTCGGAGTGTCATCGGCCCCAGGTGGATTTCTTAGATGACTGGTTCCCTAGTGGCCGGTCACGGGGCAGCGAAGGAACGAGAATTTAAACTGTGACTAACCATGTAGTCCTCGACCGTTGACCATCTCGGACGCGGGTTCGATTCCCGCCGCCTCCATTCCCTAACCTCCTTTTTGAAAAAAGCGCCCGCAAGGGCGCTTTCCTTTAAACTTAGGTTTGAGTGCAAATAAATGGGACAAAAGCTGGTCAAAAGATAGACAAAAGATGGTCAAAAGGTGGACAATACATTGGGGTCCCCGGGCGTACGCGTAGCGGACGTTTGGGGTAAAAAAGTTGGTCAAAAGGTGGTCATAAGGTAGCCAAAAGATGGACATTGTTTCGGGGCCCCCGCACATGAAATGACGATGTTTGTGGAGTAAAGCTACGAAGTAGATTTGTGGGGTGCAAAAAGTTCGTAGGGGCCGACGTTGACGCTAGGGCGTCCGCTGCGCGTCAGGTCCGCCCGCATTTGGCATATTTCGGGCCTTGACATCTTTTAATTCTTTTATACAATCGATTTGAATTCAACATGGAGGAGTTTACCATGGGCATGTGGACAATCGGAGCTGATGGCCGTCCGGTCAAGGTGAAGGAAACGAAGTTACAGAAGGAAAAGTTCCTTGAGGAAAACCTGGAAGACTGGATTGCCGCTGACCCCTCGCTTCTAGGCGAACCGTTACTGATTGTCGGTCGCCAGGTATTGATACCCGACGTCAGAGACCGTCTCGATCTGCTGGCGCTCGACCCTGACGGCAAGGCGGTAATAATCGAGCTTAAGCGCGGCAAGCTAAAAGACCCTGTGGACATGCAGGCGTTGCGCTATGCAAGCTACATCTCCAAGTGGGGGTTTGACGAGTTCGAACGTCACGCGCGCGGCTTCCTTGGCAAACAGGTCGACCCGGAGTTCAACTTCAACGAGCTTTATGAGAATTTCTGTTCCGAGGCGGGCGCAGACGAAACCCCGGAGGTCAACACCGACCAGCGGATGATCATAATCGGCTCAGAGGTCAAAGAGAAGCTGGGCAGCGTCGCCTTGTGGCTGCGTGAACATCACGTGGACATCAAGGTAATAGAGGTAGACGCCTATCGGGAAGGCGAGAGCCTCCTCGTTCAGCCGCGGGTCATAATCCCGGTGGAGATCAGCCGATTTACAGAAACAGGCAGGCCGGTCAAGAGCGATGTATCGCGTCCCTGGCTTACCGACGGCAAAACCTGGCATCTGGAGAAACGATGTAGCCCCAAAACGAAGGATATGCTTCTGCAACTGGATAGCATGATTCAGGAAAACTTCGAGGTTGACGGACCAAGATGGAATCAAGGTGGCTATGTGGCATACCGGATAGGTAGCCGCAACTGGTTGTGTA is a genomic window containing:
- a CDS encoding tRNA (adenosine(37)-N6)-dimethylallyltransferase MiaA, with translation MNPRLIPVILGPTGVGKSGVAFELARRYGWEIVSVDSRQCYQLMEIGTAKPTPAMREQVPHHLLDLCPPDHKLSAGEFARHAWELFLNLEKPLAVGGSGFYLRAVFEPLHANLPHNPVIREELETLPTPTLARKLKAEDPVTAERLHPNDRQRLLRALEVCLAARRPYSELIAEPPPDPPVRPFYVGLRLDRAELTRRQQERLEQMMAEGFVEEVRRLRDMGFPKDLYPFNAYGYRELYDYIEGNCSLIEAKQLILKKIRGFIKRQETFFKTLGEIHRVDAHDRQKAIQAVKDILEKHFPHYFE